A window of Komagataella phaffii GS115 chromosome 1, complete sequence contains these coding sequences:
- a CDS encoding uncharacterized protein (Putative protein of unknown function, has homology to Staphylococcus aureus nuclease), which produces MAQSNQHVSIYNPKVIVYSIGLTTAILASMSIYRSHFVRFSTSLDVPKTLFRTKHLHGKVTSVGDGDNFHFYHLPGGIFAGWGWIRETPEINKFRKLKNKTIHVRLCGVDAPERSHFGKPSQPYSEEALQWLRQFILGKKVKVKPLSVDQYNRIVGRVFIFRWNGWNDVSEEMLRNGVAIVYENKSSAEFDGMKERYLKVENKAKKKKKGLWGIERGLTPGEYKRLYK; this is translated from the coding sequence ATGGCACAGTCCAACCAACATGTGTCGATTTACAATCCAAAGGTGATAGTTTACTCTATAGGTCTTACAACTGCTATCCTGGCGTCAATGAGCATTTATAGGAGCCATTTTGTCCGCTTTTCCACCTCACTGGACGTTCCAAAGACCTTGTTCCGAACTAAACACCTACATGGCAAGGTTACCTCTGTCGGTGACGGAGATAACTTTCATTTCTATCACCTGCCAGGTGGGATCTTTGCAGGCTGGGGATGGATAAGGGAGACCCCAGAGATCAACAAGTTCagaaaactgaaaaataaaaccaTTCACGTTCGATTGTGTGGAGTCGATGCACCAGAGCGATCCCATTTTGGTAAGCCCTCCCAGCCCTACAGTGAAGAGGCTTTGCAATGGCTTAGGCAATTTATTCTGGGAAAGAAAGTCAAAGTAAAACCACTTAGCGTTGACCAATACAACAGAATTGTGGGAAGAGTGTTTATTTTTCGTTGGAACGGATGGAACGATGTCAGTGAAGAGATGCTACGAAATGGGGTTGCGATAGTGTATGAAAATAAATCATCTGCAGAATTTGATGGAATGAAAGAAAGGTATCTAAAAGTGGAGAACAAAGCtaagaagaaaaagaaaggacTGTGGGGAATCGAAAGGGGCCTAACCCCAGGAGAATACAAGAGGCTATACAAATAG
- a CDS encoding Steryl ester hydrolase, one of three gene products (Yeh1p, Yeh2p, Tgl1p) has protein sequence MIIQQMTKAFIGIFRAIVYLWRLLFPPFIQNSSQDARIADARDIKDIVQFHGYQCKEYVVTTRDGYLLTVHRIYKDKIHDNPVVYLQHGLLTNSELFVLNDSPDKIIPFRLVDNGYDVWLGNNRGNKYSRNHTSISTKSKRFWNFSLNEYAIYNIPDSIRTILHITNKHKILAYIGFSQGTAQGLASLSLNPYLNDKIQLMIGLSPAFIPPNLRHPVASFAVNAYHYLPLVLGNRAIMPSVHFWKWAMGQEYYQRVVDLSLIYLFNWQGDNISSQQKQIGYPHLFSNSSVKSILHWFQIIKNQRFEMFDEKDHDSSPLNVIFGLKGHLPTPFPTNNISTKLLLMYGTNDTLMNIPTMLPYLPHENVLDIVPVQDYEHMDLLWGKNVDKLVIPTILKTLAEQVPLAEQVETVEKRFSKLLAPYMKQPVFEIEGPQRYATIQIS, from the coding sequence ATGATAATACAACAAATGACTAAAGCCTTCATTGGCATATTCAGGGCTATAGTTTACCTTTGGCGGCTATTATTCCCTCCATTTATACAAAACAGTTCTCAAGATGCTAGAATTGCCGACGCTAGAGACATTAAAGATATTGTGCAATTCCACGGTTATCAATGTAAGGAGTATGTCGTTACAACTAGAGACGGATATCTGCTGACGGTACACAGGATATATAAGGATAAGATTCATGATAATCCTGTCGTCTACTTACAGCACGGTCTCTTGACGAACAGTGAACTTTTTGTGCTTAACGACTCCCCTGATAAGATTATCCCCTTCAGATTGGTAGATAACGGATATGACGTATGGCTGGGAAATAATAGAGGTAACAAATACTCCAGAAACCACACATCAATATCTACTAAATCAAAACGATTTTGGAACTTTTCGTTGAATGAGTATGCCATTTACAACATACCAGATTCCATCCGTACCATTCTACACATTACCAATAAACACAAAATACTGGCCTATATTGGGTTCAGTCAGGGAACTGCTCAAGGACTAGCCAGTCTGTCTTTGAATCCATATTTGAACGACAAAATTCAGTTAATGATAGGTCTTTCACCTGCATTCATTCCACCTAATTTGAGGCACCCAGTTGCCTCGTTTGCAGTGAATGCGTACCACTATCTTCCACTGGTTCTTGGAAATAGGGCTATAATGCCCTCagttcatttttggaaatggGCAATGGGACAGGAATACTATCAGCGTGTTGTTGATCTCTCATTGATTTATTTGTTCAATTGGCAAGGCGATAACATCTCATCACAGCAGAAGCAAATCGGATATCCCCATCTCTTTTCCAATAGTTCAGTTAAATCGATTCTGCATTGGTTCCAGATAATCAAAAATCAACgttttgaaatgtttgACGAGAAGGACCACGATAGCTCCCCTCTCAATGTTATCTTTGGTCTCAAGGGGCATTTGCCAACTCCTTTTCCAACTAATAATATTTCTACTAAGCTTCTATTGATGTACGGTACCAATGACACTCTAATGAACATACCTACGATGCTACCATATCTGCCTCATGAAAATGTCCTGGATATCGTCCCAGTGCAAGATTATGAACACATGGATCTACTATGGGGTAAGAATGTTGATAAACTAGTTATCCCAACCATTCTTAAGACATTAGCTGAACAAGTGCCACTCGCAGAACAGGTGGAGACTGTAGAAAAGCgattttcaaagttgttaGCCCCATACATGAAACAGCCtgtctttgaaatagaAGGACCTCAAAGATATGCAACGATACAGATAAGCTAG
- a CDS encoding Fructose 1,6-bisphosphate aldolase, required for glycolysis and gluconeogenesis — MPDQLSFLKRKTGVIVGDDVRNLFLHAQKKGFAIPAINVTSSSTAVAALEAARDNNSPIILQTSQGGAAYFAGKGVKNSNQEASIGGAVAAAHYIRSVAPLYGIPVILHTDHCAKKLLPWFEGFLAADEAYYKEHGEPLFSSHMLDLSEESDDENIATCVKYFKRMAKMNQWLEMEIGITGGEEDGVNNENADKELLYTKPETVFAVHKALAPISPNFSIAAAFGNVHGVYKPGNVVLRPSLLGDHQKYAKEQLKSESDKPLFLVFHGGSGSTQEEFDTGIRNGVVKVNLDTDCQYAYLIGIRDYVLKKKDYIMSQVGNPEGDDKPNKKYFDPRVWVREGEKTMSARVTEALNIFHTANQL, encoded by the coding sequence ATGCCAGATCAATTATCATTTTTAAAGAGAAAGACCGGTGTCATCGTTGGTGACGATGTCAGAAACCTGTTCCTTCACGCACAGAAGAAGGGCTTCGCCATTCCAGCTATCAACGTCACCTCTTCCTCCACCGCCGTGGCTGCTTTGGAAGCTGCTAGGGACAACAACTCCCCAATTATTTTGCAAACTTCCCAAGGTGGTGCCGCCTACTTTGCTGGTAAGGGTGTCAAGAACTCTAACCAGGAGGCTTCCATTGGTGGTGCCGTTGCTGCTGCTCATTACATTCGTTCCGTAGCTCCATTGTATGGAATTCCAGTTATTTTGCACACTGACCACTGTGCCAAGAAGCTTTTGCCTTGGTTCGAAGGTTTCTTAGCTGCCGATGAGGCTTACTACAAGGAGCACGGTGAACCTTTGTTCTCTTCCCACATGTTGGATCTGTCTGAGGAGTCTGATGACGAGAACATTGCCACTTGTGTCAAGTACTTCAAGAGAATGGCTAAGATGAACCAATGGTTAGAGATGGAGATTGGTATCACCGGTGGTGAGGAAGATGGTGTCAACAACGAGAATGCCGACAAGGAATTGCTGTACACCAAGCCAGAGACCGTCTTTGCTGTTCACAAAGCTCTTGCtccaatttctccaaacttctCCATTGCTGCTGCCTTCGGTAACGTGCACGGTGTTTACAAGCCAGGTAACGTCGTTCTTCGTCCTTCCTTGTTGGGTGACCACCAGAAATACGCCAAGGAGCAATTGAAGTCTGAGAGTGACAAACCATTGTTCTTGGTCTTCCACGGTGGATCTGGATCTACCCAAGAAGAGTTTGACACCGGTATCCGTAACGGTGTCGTCAAGGTCAACTTGGACACTGACTGTCAGTACGCTTACCTCATTGGTATCCGTGACTACgtcttgaagaagaaggacTACATCATGTCCCAAGTCGGAAACCCAGAGGGTGACGACAAGCCAAACAAGAAGTACTTCGACCCAAGAGTTTGGGTTCGTGAGGGTGAAAAGACCATGAGTGCTAGAGTCACCGAGGCTTTGAACATTTTCCACACTGCAAACCAGTTGTAA
- a CDS encoding Essential protein of the inner mitochondrial membrane, peripherally localized, which produces MSLFLNKNTIYDHLEVDPQRVKMAEIQYEAMQTTFNTLIRTCRTKCIAEEYGEIDLSKGESSCVDRCVAKFMKANVQIGFLAHAAGLEPNSLRVHQGIVETYCSDAPKEDGINK; this is translated from the coding sequence ATGTCTCTTTTCCTCAACAAGAATACAATTTACGATCATCTGGAGGTGGACCCGCAGAGGGTGAAGATGGCTGAAATCCAATACGAAGCCATGCAAACCACATTCAACACCCTTATTCGTACTTGTCGGACGAAATGCATTGCTGAGGAGTATGGAGAAATCGACTTATCCAAGGGAGAATCTTCCTGCGTGGATCGTTGCGTAGCCAAATTCATGAAGGCCAATGTTCAAATAGGATTTTTGGCACATGCAGCAGGGCTGGAACCAAATAGTCTGCGGGTGCACCAAGGCATTGTCGAAACATACTGCAGCGACGCACCTAAAGAGGACGGAATCAACAAATAA